From a single Thamnophis elegans isolate rThaEle1 unplaced genomic scaffold, rThaEle1.pri scaffold_59_arrow_ctg1, whole genome shotgun sequence genomic region:
- the LOC116523585 gene encoding H-2 class II histocompatibility antigen, E-S beta chain-like → MAFAGLPLMLLVGALARIPGSEEGKETPAHFLHQGKGECRFLNGTQRVRFLVRYFYDRQEIVRFDSDLGKHVAVTEFGKAFVDKWNSDKQFMQIMKAEVDSFCRHNYGVYSYKTSKEERLVGRRAKPTVTISPTKMEPDSPNIILLCIATGFYPVEIEIQWLKNGQPEKEGVAYGEELQNGDWTYQLMVMLETQPQRGDVYTCKVEHASLEAPITVQWEPRTSSSAKSKLWTGIMGAVIGVAFFSVGLFSYLRAKKAIPIQPPAALMN, encoded by the exons ATGGCTTTTGCTGGACTCCCCCTGATGCTGCTGGTGGGGGCGCTGGCCCGGATCCCCGGAAGCGAAGAGGGGAAGGAGACCCCCG CCCATTTCCTGCACCAGGGGAAGGGCGAGTGCCGCTTCCTCAACGGGACGCAGCGGGTGAGGTTCCTGGTCAGGTACTTCTACGACCGGCAGGAGATCGTCCGCTTCGACAGCGACCTCGGGAAGCACGTGGCCGTCACGGAGTTTGGGAAGGCGTTTGTGGACAAGTGGAACAGCGATAAGCAATTCATGCAGATCATGAAGGCCGAAGTGGATTCCTTCTGCCGGCACAACTACGGGGTGTACAGCTACAAGACGTCCAAGGAGGAGCGCCTAGTTGGCCGGAGAG ccaAGCCCACCGTCACCATCTCCCCCACCAAGATGGAGCCCGATTCCCCCAACATCATCCTCCTCTGCATTGCGACGGGCTTTTACCCCGTGGAGATCGAGATCCAGTGGCTGAAGAACGGCCAGCCAGAGAAGGAGGGCGTGGCCTATGGGGAGGAGCTCCAGAACGGAGACTGGACCTACCAGCTCATGGTGATGCTGGAGACCCAGCCCCAGCGGGGGGACGTCTACACTTGCAAGGTGGAGCACGCCAGCCTGGAGGCCCCCATCACTGTCCAATGGG aGCCCCGTACCTCCAGCTCTGCCAAGAGCAAACTCTGGACGGGGATAATGGGAGCTGTGATAGGAGTGGCCTTCTTTTCGGTGGGGCTCTTCTCTTACCTGAGGGCCAAGAAAG cAATTCCCATCCAACCTCCTGCAG CACTCATGAATTAA